The following proteins are encoded in a genomic region of Papaver somniferum cultivar HN1 unplaced genomic scaffold, ASM357369v1 unplaced-scaffold_10, whole genome shotgun sequence:
- the LOC113326484 gene encoding uncharacterized protein LOC113326484 yields MNHYNLRQPDSFWEKLWSLDISDRIKIFAWKCLKNALSTNLKLSKLMEDVHPYRSFGCSEEESIEHILIFCPYAKVVWASEPNPVKDKDLISSTWSSPKKNQFKINIDATWNSKTLPAGFSLIPRNDGGDFEKSRAGPISDSTPEEAESIGMRQGAKWAVEHGLANFLVEGDCKNLIDYLNGKESGIEWQNQAIMEEVKRSWREAGCILAVDQHAEKAEAQDDLEGIKWAVSNQVINRQLEGDCVNVVNAINGKVGSVKWTTNSIIRDCQELLRNFNKWECVYVPRETNEVVDLLAKDARLSNSVVFWSEKLPQWLSSLISEVLDVVY; encoded by the exons ATgaatcattataacctaagacaacCTGATTCTTTCTGGGAAAAACTTTGGAGTCTAGATATTTCTGATAGAATAAAGATCTTCGCATGGAAATGCTTAAAAAATGCCCTGTCAACAAATTTGAAATTATCCAAACTTATGGAAGATGTTCATCCTTACCGTTCTTTTGGATGCTCTGAAGAGGAATCTATAGAGCATATTCTGATTTTCTGTCCTTATGCTAAAGTTGTTTGGGCTTCTGAGCCAAATCCT GTGAAAGATAAGGATTTGATTTCTAGTACTTGGTCATCTCCAAAGAAAAATCAATTCAAGATCAATATTGATGCAACCTGGAATTCTAAGACTTTGCCTGCAGGTTTTTCTTTAATTCCCCGTAATGATGGAGGTGATTTTGAGAAAAGCAGAGCAGGACCAATCTCAGATTCTACCCCTGAAGAAGCGGAATCAATAGGTATGAGACAAGGAGCGAAATGGGCAGTTGAACATGGACTGGCCAACTTTTTGGTGGAAGGAGACTGCAAAAATCTCATTGACTATCTGAATGGAAAAGAATCAGGAATTGAATGGCAGAATCAAGCCATAATGGAGGAAGTCAAGA GGAGTTGGAGAGAAGCAGGGTGTATTCTGGCAGTAGATCAGCATGCAGAAAAGGCGGAGGCGCAAGATGATTTGGAAGGGATCAAATGGGCAGTTTCAAATCAGGTCATCAATCGTCAACTTGAAGGAGACTGTGTTAATGTGGTGAATGCCATTAATGGCAAAGTAGGTTCAGTGAAATGGACTACGAATAGTATAATTCGTGACTGTCAAGAGCTTCTTAGGAATTTCAATAAATGGGAATGTGTTTATGTCCCTAGAGAAACTAATGAAGTAGTTGATCTATTAGCCAAAGATGCAAGGCTAAGTAATAGTGTTGTTTTTTGGTCTGAGAAATTGCCTCAGTGGTTATCATCTCTGATCTCTGAAGTACTTGATGTAGTTTATTAA
- the LOC113327027 gene encoding fe(2+) transport protein 1-like translates to MSSMAPKTIFFILMIIFISAELISAQDECQTEESGDCVNKSRAQPLKIIAIVSILVTSMIGVGAPLFVKYIPALHPDRDLFVIVKAFAAGIILATGFMHVLPDSFNMLSSTCLSDNPWHKFPFTGFVAMLSAIVTLMVDSMATSFYTTANNKKMIQPTPEGDHELGNTAEGGGGSHFHSHGHHHGGALSNTKGAPIGAQLLRYRVVAMVLELGIVVHSIVIGLGVGASNNTCTIKPLVAALCFHQMFEGMGLGGCIMQAEYKPLKKFLMVFFFSITTPAGIAVGMGLSKTYKENSPTALITVGLLNASSAGLLIYMALVDLLAADFMGPKLQGSIKLQIKSYIAVLLGAGGMSVMAKWA, encoded by the exons ATGTCTTCAATGGCACCTAAAACCATTTTCTTTATCCTCATGATAATCTTCATATCAGCAGAACTTATATCAGCTCAAGATGAATGTCAAACTGAAGAATCGGGTGATTGCGTTAACAAATCTCGTGCACAACCACTTAAGATAATTGCTATAGTTTCCATATTAGTTACTAGCATGATTGGTGTGGGTGCACCACTTTTCGTAAAGTATATTCCTGCATTACATCCAGATCGTGATCTATTTGTAATCGTGAAAGCATTTGCAGCAGGGATTATTCTTGCAACCGGGTTTATGCACGTATTGCCCGATTCATTCAATATGTTGTCGTCGACTTGTTTGTCAGATAACCCATGGCATAAATTTCCATTTACTGGATTTGTAGCGATGCTTTCTGCTATTGTTACACTAATGGTGGACTCAATGGCTACTAGTTTCTATACTACTGCGAACAATAAGAAGATGATCCAACCGACGCCAGAAGGTGATCATGAACTGGGCAATACAGCCGAAGGAGGTGGTGGTTCGCATTTCCATTCTCACGGCCATCATCATGGTGGTGCACTCAGTAACACCAAAGGGGCACCCATTGGAGCTCAATTACTTCGATACCGGGTCGTTGCGATG GTATTGGAACTGGGTATTGTTGTGCACTCGATTGTAATTGGCCTTGGAGTAGGAGCCTCAAACAATACATGCACCATAAAACCTCTTGTTGCTGCACTTTgtttccatcaaatgtttgaaggGATGGGGCTTGGTGGCTGCATTATGCAG GCAGAATACAAACCGTTAAAGAAATTTTTAATGGTGTTTTTCTTTTCGATCACGACGCCTGCTGGGATAGCAGTAGGGATGGGGTTATCAAAGACATACAAAGAGAACAGTCCTACGGCACTAATCACTGTCGGATTACTAAATGCATCATCAGCTGGTCTCTTAATTTACATGGCATTGGTTGATCTTCTTGCTGCTGATTTCATGGGTCCAAAACTGCAAGGAAGTATTAAGCTTCAGATCAAGTCGTATATCGCTGTTCTTTTGGGTGCTGGTGGTATGTCTGTCATGGCCAAATGGGCTTAA